In Nicotiana tabacum cultivar K326 chromosome 19, ASM71507v2, whole genome shotgun sequence, one DNA window encodes the following:
- the LOC107821754 gene encoding large ribosomal subunit protein eL22y, which translates to MSKGSSGATKGGKKKGATFVIDCSKPVDDKIMDIASLEKFLQERIKVGGKAGALGDAVTVTRDKTKITVTSESTFSKRYLKYLTKKYLKKNNVRDWLRVISANKDRNVYELRYFNIAENEAEEED; encoded by the exons ATGAGTAAAGGAAGCAGCGGAGCCACCAAGGGTGGGAAGAAGAAGGGAGCAACCTTCGTGATTGATTGCTCAAAGCCTGTTGATGATAAGATCATGGATATCGCTTCATTGGAGAAGTTTCTGCAGGAGCGCATCAAAGTTGGGGGAAAAGCTGGAGCTCTTGGTGACGCCGTCACTGTTACTCGTGACAAGACCAAAATCACTGTCACTTCCGAGAGCACTTTCTCCAAGCG GTATTTGAAGTACCTGACCAAGAAGTATCTCAAGAAGAACAATGTCCGTGATTGGCTCAGAGTTATTTCCGCAAACAAGGATCGCAATGTCTATGAGCTGAGGTACTTCAACATTGCTGAGAATGAGGCCGAGGAGGAAGATTGA